A genomic segment from Antedon mediterranea chromosome 6, ecAntMedi1.1, whole genome shotgun sequence encodes:
- the LOC140051480 gene encoding uncharacterized protein has product MSKVSAIIFICLIASIQPAQAVLPLIGVALAVAGVGFGPAAIGFTTAGITAGSAAAAMMSASAIASGGGVVAGGVVATLQSVGAAGVSYGT; this is encoded by the exons ATGTCAAAAGTATCGGCAATCATCTTTATTTGTCTCATTGCATCAATCCAACCAGCTCAAGCAG TACTCCCCTTGATAGGAGTTGCCTTAGCAGTAGCTGGGGTTGGATTTGGCCCAGCCGCTATTGGGTTTACGACAGCCGGCATTACTGCTGGCTCTGCGGCAGCGGCAATGATGTCTGCTTCTGCTATAGCGAGCGGAGGTGGAGTTGTAGCTGGAGGCGTAGTGGCTACACTTCAATCAGTTGGAGCGGCTGGAGTATCCTACGGCACTTAG
- the LOC140051545 gene encoding uncharacterized protein: MSKVSAIICITLIASMAIQPSEAGVGHWIAGAALGVTAIAFAPAALGFGALGIASGSTAAGMMSASAIASGGGVAAGGVVATMQSIGAAGASYGAYATAAAAGGAAADYLAK, encoded by the exons ATGTCAAAGGTATCAGCAATAATTTGTATCACTCTTATTGCATCTATGGCAATCCAACCATCTGAAGCAG GAGTCGGTCACTGGATAGCAGGAGCTGCCCTAGGGGTAACCGCTATTGCCTTTGCCCCAGCGGCATTAGGATTTGGGGCACTAGGAATTGCGTCCGGGTCTACAGCAGCCGGAATGATGTCAGCTTCGGCTATTGCTAGTGGCGGTGGTGTAGCAGCCGGAGGCGTAGTGGCTACAATGCAGTCTATTGGAGCTGCTGGGGCATCGTATGGTGCTTATGCGACTGCCGCTGCTGCAGGAGGCGCTGCAGCAGATTACCTCGCCAAATAA
- the LOC140052156 gene encoding uncharacterized protein has product MEENKKRNASLAGIDRPPATNVIVSPPSKKLKQCRLPFQLLTPSPTPNQKPATQIDQETNKRKRAVSGESLESPVSRTKSSENKPKLAPVKKFKSISNSTSDAEVSSSSEAASSHVLVLEADSSSQSSKPVVLDQFFNKTQQPEVSTSDGEDVIERCGLKSKNPDEEDTNKIIDECIKEVLDKKKSKTPKVDIIQASPDTSVQKSPTATEKGSSVMDECKMNPDRSKKSEYTVDDDCIIITDSPLKADDDCFILTDAATKSKDTTGSIITGTPKMSIHASKDDDCIILINTPKTSKDYDCVFLKDTPKTSKVSIISPKHASEKEENSKTVSPKDGEMDVVTTPVHVRTGAKPVRKLSASVVAGKTPEVKERTPVTKGKTPNKTPKSAKALEKEAERKRKQEEKERLIKEKKQKLEEEKAEKQRIRDEAKAAKEKERLEAKRMKDLEKEKKEKERLEKKQKEEESRQEILKKKEEEKKKKQETLEARLQEKKKKEDEKRKQEEEESKLKEEKRLKQQKQEKKFFNFFTKAPEPAAPSEKTTPNLSCGPFAAFELKDGMTLAPRVRRVIDDDAKQELTRYISNQIEAASYLEDIKCAGFKPGKDLKTPRPIEPDVVVISEGKQLVKCKFLKFHENYRPAFYGTMRKKSAKVRARNPFALDEIFDYEVDSDEEWEEPGESLSNSEGEDEPASDDDEDDDGFFVPHGYLSEDEGGNECEDGIKKMKEKQAAKAQAWEAGLKKKLEVLTPELIGPIWVGEDNDHQSKQWKILQQYAAIVLVNTPISTSFSRSPAKEKTESAGEADGKNILGRKGVPKEAIPDLMQLVHGNTAGIKTLSRTFREYWNKKEQNAGTKNIVKGEFSPGKNATCADIREPSPVNDHLESSSRPATPSADAEFSISARQMKLKINKIAVRERRNGYDRDCWYVHEELLKKHNLLDLPVPNAAVVVKEKKPKNADNCVQASTPKVNQIAQFAKKLSPEAYQKQTQQSLAVLKEKQDQERIRKERERALQLKLQQQQIERYRQEQEKAAQLALANARKAAQYATSNHLMQQSSLLQSIHVMPSSRVIFQRLPSVFTSTQDGQNSKPCPPQKTTQNVVEILAKKQNLLLNASSGGKKSLPQKPFNLSTSDESLPQKMEVDCGYSADSEGQGL; this is encoded by the exons ATGgaagaaaataaaaagagaaatgCTTCACTTGCTG GTATAGACAGGCCACCAgcaacaaatgttattgtaAGCCCTCCATCAAAAAAACTAAAACAAT GTCGATTGCCATTCCAACTTTTAACGCCATCACCGACACCTAACCAAAAGCCAGCGACGCAGATAGATcaagaaacaaataaaagaaaacgtGCTGTGTCTGGAGAATCATTAGAGTCCCCAGTCAGCCGAACAAAGTCATCTGAAAATAAACCAAAACTAGCACcagtaaaaaaatttaaatctatAAGTAATTCCACATCTGATGCTGAAGTGAGCTCAAGCTCCGAAGCTGCCTCAAGTCACGTGTTGGTATTAGAAGCCGATAGTAGTTCTCAGTCATCAAAGCCTGTTGTACTTGATCAGTTTTTTAACAAAACACAACAGCCTGAAGTTTCTACCTCAGACGGCGAGGATGTAATTGAGAGATGCGGTTTGAAATCGAAGAATCCTGATGAAGAAGACACCAACAAAATCATTGATGAGTGCATTAAAGAGGTTCTTGATAAGAAGAAATCTAAAACACCTAAAGTTGACATAATACAAGCCTCTCCTGATACTTCAGTGCAGAAGTCACCAACAGCTACAGAGAAAGGTAGTTCTGTAATGGACGAATGTAAAATGAATCCAGATAGATCAAAAAAGTCTGAGTATACTGTCGATGATGACTGTATAATCATTACAGACTCACCCCTAAAGGCTGATGATGATTGTTTCATTCTCACAGACGCGGCAACAAAATCTAAAGATACAACCGGTTCTATAATTACTGGAACACCAAAGATGTCTATACATGCATCAAAAGATGACGATTGTATAATTCTTATCAACACGCCAAAGACGTCAAAAGATTACGACTGTGTGTTTCTGAAAGACACGCCAAAGACCTCTAAAGTCAGCATCATTTCACCCAAGCATGCAAGTGAGAAAGAGGAGAATTCCAAAACAGTAAGTCCTAAAGATGGTGAGATGGATGTGGTAACAACACCAGTTCATGTCCGCACAGGTGCAAAACCAGTTAGGAAGTTGTCAGCATCAGTAGTTGCAGGAAAAACTCCTGAAGTTAAGGAAAGGACACCTGTCACAAAAGGAAAGACTCCAAATAAG ACTCCCAAGTCAGCAAAAGCCCTCGAAAAAGAGgctgaaagaaaaagaaaacaagaagaaaag GAGAGACTTATAAaggaaaagaaacaaaaattagAGGAAGAAAaggcagaaaaacaaagaaTAAGAGACGAAGCAAAAGCGGCAAAAGAGAAAGAAAGACTAGAAGCAAAACGAATGAAGGATTTAGAAAAAGAGAAGAAGGAAAAAGAAAGacttgaaaagaaacaaaaggAAGAAGAATCAAGACAAGAAATACTGAAAAAGAAAGAAGAGGAAAAGAAGAAGAAACAAGAAACACTAGA GGCTAGATTAcaagaaaagaagaagaaagaagATGAGAAACGAAAACAGGAGGAGGAAGAAAGTAAACTGAAAGAAGAAAAA AGACTGAAACAGCAAAAGCAAGAAAAGAAATTTTTCAACTTTTTTACCAAAGCCCCGGAACCTGCTGCTCCTAGTGAGAAAACCACTCCTAATCTAAGCTGCGGTCCATTTGCGGCATTTGAGTTGAAAGATGGAATGACCCTTGCACCACGAGTGCGCAGAGTTATTGATGATGACGCAAAACAAGAATTGACAAGATATATTAGCAACCAG ATTGAGGCAGCATCATATTTGGAAGATATCAAGTGTGCTGGATTTAAGCCAGGGAAAGATTTAAAAACGCCaag GCCAATTGAACCTGATGTTGTTGTCATCTCGGAAGGGAAGCAACTTGTTAAATGCAAGTTTCTTAAATTCCATGAAAATTATCGGCCTGCTTTTTATGGAACCATGAGGAAAAAGAGTGCGAAAGTACGAGCCCGGAACCCATTTGCTTTGGATGAG aTTTTTGATTATGAGGTGGACAGTGATGAGGAATGGGAAGAACCTGGAGAGAGTTTGTCTAATTCTGag GGTGAAGATGAACCAGCTAGTGATgacgatgaagatgatgatgggTTCTTTGTTCCCCATGGTTACCTGTCCGAAGATGAAGGTGGTAACGAATGCGAG GATGGtataaaaaagatgaaagaaAAGCAAGCAGCTAAGGCCCAGGCATGGGAAGCTGGTTTAAAAAAGAAACTTGAAGTTCTAACACCAGAGCTGATTGGTCCAATTTGGGTGGGCGAAGACAACGACCACCAATCAAAACAATGGAAAATATTGCAACAGTATGCAGCTATCGTTTTAGTAAATACTCCGATATCAACTAGTTTTAGCAGGTCACCTGCAAAAGAAAAAACTGAATCTGCAGGTGAAGCTGACGGAAAAAATATTTTGGGAAGAAAAGGTGTGCCTAAAGAAG CAATACCTGATTTAATGCAATTGGTGCATGGGAACACAGCCGGAATCAAGACACTAAGTCGCACATTCCGTGAATACTGGAATAAGAAGGAACAAAATGCCggtacaaaaaatatagtaaaaggtGAATTTTCGCCTGGTAAGAATGCTACATGTGCTGATATTAGAGAACCATCGCCAGTTAATGATCATTTAGAAAGTTCAAGCCGTCCAGCCACACCATCCGCTGATGCAGAATTTAGTATATCCGCTCGTCAAATGAAACTAAAGATTAACAAGATCGCAGTACGTGAAAGACGTAATGGTTACGATCGTGATTGTTGGTACGTTCATGAAGAGTTATTAAAAAAGCATAATCTACTTGATTTACCGGTTCCAAATGCCGCTGTCGTTGTTAAAGAAAAGAAACCTAAAAATGCAGATAACTGTGTGCAGGCTTCAACTCCAAAAGTTAATCAAATTGCGCAGTTTGCAAAAAAACTTTCGCCAGAGGCTTACCAGAAGCAAACACAGCAAAGCTTGGCAGTCTTGAAAGAGAAGCAAGATCAAGAGAGGATAAGAAAAGAACGAGAGAGGGCGCTGCAATTAAAGctgcaacaacaacaaattgAAAGATACCGACAAGAACAAGAGAAGGCCGCTCAGTTAGCGTTGGCAAATGCGCGGAAGGCAGCACAGTATGCAACGTCAAATCATTTGATGCAGCAATCTTCACTTTTACAATCGATTCATGTGATGCCATCATCCCGGGTCATATTTCAACGATTACCATCTGTTTTTACCTCAACACAAGATGGTCAAAATTCTAAACCTTGTCCACCTCAGAAGACAACGCAAAACGTAGTGGAAATACTAGCTAAAAAACAGAACCTTTTATTGAATGCATCATCTGGTGGGAAAAAAAGTTTACCTCAGAAACCTTTTAACTTATCAACCTCTGATGAAAGTCTCCCTCAGAAAATGGAAGTGGATTGTGGGTATTCTGCAGATTCTGAGGGACAAGGGTTATAA
- the LOC140051384 gene encoding interferon alpha-inducible protein 27-like protein 1, with amino-acid sequence MSKVSAIICITLIASMAIQPSEAGVGQWIVGAAVGVTTVAIAPAALGFGALGIASGSIGAAMMSASAIANGGGVLTGGVVATLQSVGVAGASYATYAKAAAAGGAATDYLFED; translated from the exons ATGTCAAAAGTATCGGCAATAATTTGTATCACTCTTATTGCATCTATGGCAATCCAACCATCTGAAGCAG GAGTCGGTCAATGGATAGTAGGAGCTGCTGTAGGGGTAACCACTGTTGCCATTGCCCCTGCGGCATTAGGATTTGGGGCACTAGGAATTGCGTCCGGTTCAATAGGAGCCGCAATGATGTCAGCTTCGGCTATTGCTAACGGTGGTGGTGTTCTAACTGGAGGCGTAGTGGCTACACTACAATCAGTAGGAGTTGCTGGGGCATCGTATGCTACTTATGCGAAGGCCGCTGCTGCAGGTGGCGCTGCTACAGACTACTTATTCGAAGATTAA
- the LOC140051544 gene encoding uncharacterized protein produces the protein MSKVSAIICITLIASMAIQPSEAGVGHWIAGAAAAVTAVAIVPAALGFGALGIASGSIGAGMMSASAIANGGGVLTGGVVATLQSVGVAGASYSTYAAAAAAGGAAVDYFTN, from the exons aTGTCGAAAGTATCAGCAATAATTTGTATCACTCTTATTGCATCCATGGCAATCCAACCATCTGAAGCAG GAGTCGGTCACTGGATAGCAGGAGCTGCCGCAGCGGTAACCGCTGTTGCCATTGTCCCTGCGGCATTAGGATTTGGGGCACTAGGAATTGCGTCCGGTTCAATAGGAGCCGGAATGATGTCAGCTTCGGCTATTGCTAACGGTGGTGGTGTTCTAACTGGAGGCGTAGTGGCTACACTACAATCAGTAGGAGTTGCTGGGGCATCGTATAGTACTTATGCGGCTGCCGCTGCTGCAGGAGGCGCTGCAGTAGACTACTTCACCAATTAA